The DNA window AGAGGTACCTTTGCAACAGAAAAAAAAAGATGATTTGCTGTCTCCTCAACCTTAGTTCAAAGGCTACATGTAGAATCATGCAGCATACCAAAACGGTGGAGCCTTTCTTTAGTGGGAAGCCTACCATTGCATAGCAGCCAAAAAATAATCTTGGCTTTAGGTCTGACCAGATTATGACAAAACAGTTTATGCCAAGGGACTCTAGTGTGGTCATCAATCAGGATACCATAAATCTGCTTCAAGGATAACTTATTAATATGCAGCAGTTATGCCCAAAGAGGCTGCAAAGCTTCAATGAGAAGGACTGAGAATCTTCCTCATAATCCAAGTCCAGTTACTGCCTGCATCCATCTTTATAATATCTTTACCCTTCAGAAAATTAGTATGGATCCACTTTACCCATAAATTGTCACTTTTACTACAGATATTCCAGAGGCACTTAAGAAGAGAGGCTTTGTAATAAACATACAGATTAATCAAACCCATACCCTTTGTTTAGCTGGGATACAGACCTTATCCCAAGCCACATGACTCTTTCTATTGCCAGCCCAAATGAAAGCTCTACACAAGGAATCAATCTTCTTGAtgagagatttgggtaagggaaATTGTGCATCCAGTACTGAGTTATTGAGCAAGAAATACTCTTAACCAGCTGGATTCTTCCAGCATAACTAAGCAGTTTAGTAGACCAACGCCTAATCCGGCTAGTAATCATATCTATGAGGGGAAGATAATGGTGGATATTCAACTTTTTGCAGGAAAGAGGAACACCTAAATACCTTGCAGGGAATTTACCTTCTTCGAAACCTGTAGCTGCCTTGATACTACTCCTAGCGTCCATGtttacactacaaaaaaaaaccttGCTCTTCCTTGGGTTAAGGACAAGACctgttgaatttgaaaaagaatgaaaagtagTCATGAGTAAATCAATAGATGTCTGATCACCCCTGCAGAAAAGCAGGATGTCATCAGCAAACGAGAGGTTGATTAGGGATAACTTTTCACACTTCACATGGTGATTAAAATTAGGGTCAAGTTGAATCTTTAGAAGGCATTTGCTGAGGTACTCCATCAGGATGATAAAGATCAAAGGGGATATAGGACCCTCTTGCCTAATTCTCCTTTTGGCTTGCAAAGGTGTAGAGAGCTCCCCATTCACATTAAAAGCATAAGTGACAGTGGTGACAAGAGTCATCACCCCAAATGATGAATTTACTAGGAAATCCCAACTCTTGCATAATCTTCTCAAGGGCTCCCCAATGGACCATATCACAGGCCTTTTGAAGGTCTATTTAAAACATACATCTAGGGGTCTCATACTTCCTATCATAACCTTTAAGTAGCTCATAAGCTAGGAGAATATGATTGTGGATATCCTAGCCAGAGATGAAAGTTGCTTGGTTTTTGTTAATAATTATTGGCATAATATCTCTCATTCTAGCAGTAAGGATCCTACAGATAATTTTAAGGACAATGGTGCATCCTACTATAGGTCTATATTCCTTGATACTTTTTGCACTCTCACCTTTGGGAATAAGAGTAACAACAGTCCTATTAAACTCCTTATGTAAGAAACCCTTGGTAAAGAACTCCTCAACTGCTGCAGCCACATTAGTCTTCAGAGTATTCCAACAGATCTTAAATAATTTAGCATTTAAGCCATCAATACCAGGGGATTTGTTTTCTTCTATCCCTTTCAGAGCTCATTCAATTTCCTCCATAGTGATATTCCTGATAAGCCAACCTCTCTGCACCATGTCAAGCTGAGCGCCCTTTCTCATGGCCTCCACATCTATGTGCTTGATGCTAGTAGCTGCAATTCCCATAAGGTTGCCATAGAAGGACATCACTTCCTGCATAAGGTTATCATGTCCCGTAATAATCTCACCATTATCATGTTGCAGAAAAGTAATATTTTTGGTGTTGTGCCTAGCAGTGAGTTAGGCATAGAAAAAGTTGTTGTTTCCATCACCTTTGCTAATCTAGTAAATTTTAACATGTTGCCTCGGCATACTCTCTTCTTGGTTGTGAATACTAATAACATCCTCAGTAAGCTTCTTGATTTTATCAATGAGGCTACCTTCCATTCTGTTACAGAGTAGCTCCTGTTGGGCATCATGGAGGACAACTCTAGCTTGAGTCAGTCTCTGCTTCAAGGTACCAGTGTTCATGCGAAACTACTTGATATCCCTTTGCAACTTCTTGATATTATGCCACAATTTATGCATGGGTCTCCCTCGAGCAGGTTTCATCCAAGATTCAGTAACCATCTCATGAAATCCAGGCATGTCAGCTAGGTAATTGTTGAATTTGAAGTGCTGTTGTTTCTTCTTTATATCCTCATGGCCTTTGATATGCAAAAAGAGAGTGATCTGATATACTAGGGGGAAGGATAGTCAGGGTATGAGTGCTATAAAGCTGGAACCATTGGACATTGTAGATGGCTATATCAATCCTAGAATATATAGTCCCAATAGAACGCTGGTTTGACCAAGTGAAGAAATCTGCCAGGCTGTCCATTTCAGATAACTctgttttattcatcatactgAGCAGATCACTGTATTCAGCCTTAGTAACAAGCTTGCCCCCGATCCTGTCCTGTCCTTTAGCTACATTGTTAAAGTCGTCAATAATACATCAAGGACCAACTTGAGTACCATGGATTTTCTCAATAGTTTTCCACAATGCCTTTCTTCTATCCAACTGGTTATGAGCATAGACTGCAGTTAACCAAAATTGAAAATTCCCTGCTGTATTGTATACTCCATAGTGTATGTGTTGGCTAGAGAGGTTGACAAGCTTTAAATCAAACCTATTATTATCCCAAATTGATCCAGATTCTACCATTAGGGTGAGCAGTAGAATTATCCACCCAACAATCATTAAGTCTAAGCTTATCTCTAACCTTGGCTATGTTGTTACTTTTTACTCTAGTTTCAAGCAATAAGCAAATGGCAGGTCTAAGATGCAAGAGATGGGAGCTAATATCTCTAATCTTACCTACTTTATTTAACCCCTTATGTTCCAAGATAAAATCATGGTCCTTTATCTATGGCTACTAGAGGCTCTTTCAAATCCTCAAGCACCCCAACTCCATTTAAGCACGGAATTTCAGATGAGTTACTTGTTACAACATTTGACTTGCCTCTATCTTTGCTCAGATTAGTGCTCAAAGTACATGTATCTTCATCATTTATCACATCTGTGTCGCTCTATGCTCTTTTAGGAGTGGAAATAACCTCCACAAGGGGGTTCAGCAGGTTCTATATGTGACTGTCCCTCAGGTATGACTACTTTAGCTTTAGATATTCatgatattatttaaaaaaaaatgatatttatgatataaataatttttattcaaaaatgatataggagaaaaaatatactattaatctaaatatttgaaaaaaatcttTGTTCATTATCAatatcatctttatttttttgtcttTCTAAAAATAATAGAATTTTATGTCAACAACGGGGCATGTGAGCATGAGTAGATTAAGAATTTCTCTTGAATAGCGTGGGTGCCACGTTAACAGAGTCTGTGGAGCCCTCTTACGTGAGTACACACTACACACACCACCACAATCGATCGTTTTCAACATACAAACGACCCCACTCTCTCACAGACTCACTCAGCCCTCGCCGCTCGCTCGCCGGCATCAAAGTAACCACCACCACCGTCACAGTTTATCTTTTCTTTCCTCGCCCTATCTCTCTTACTCTTTCGTTTTCCCCGTTTTGCAGGATGAACAAGAGACCTAGAGACACCACCGTCTACAAGCCCCTTCGCGATCTCTCCAATCGGGAACTCGGCGAGTTACCCGCCAGAATTTTCCCCAACCGTCTCGCCGCCTCCGAGGTACCCGCATTTACGGTTCAAATTCACATTTTAGATttgttgattttgatgataaagtGAAATTATTAGGGTTTCATGGCATCAACATGTGAATGTGTATCTatgatgattgattgattgatgttGTAATGTGTTTAGGATCTTGTTCTTCGACTTGATGTATTCAGAAAACTGGACAAGCACAGAGGTTGTGTGAACACTGTAGGCTTCAATGCAGATGGTGATATTCTGGTTTCAGGTTCTGATGACAGGAAAATTATTCTCTGGGATTGGGAAACTGGTCGTACTAGGCTCTCTTTCCATTCCGGTCACAGTAACAATGTTTTCCAGGCTAAGTTCATGCCTCACTCCGATGATCGAACCATTGTCACTTGCGCTGCTGATGGCCAGGTATGTCGTAAGGATCATTCTTATATGTAATGGACAAGCTTTTGCAATTTCGGTCGGTATAGGTGTTGCTGTCGCGACACTAGTTGCGGTTGTTGGGGTGGGAAATAACCATACTTTGTTCTTTAACGTAAAAATGGTGAATAACGGTATCGGTATCGGCACTTGTTGATACCGTTTTGTAGCGGTCGTGGACTGTTTTGGATATGTCATGCATGAATGTTATTTGGCTAGTTTACTAAAAGAAGGGTTTTTTTGTTATGCGAATTCTCAATTTTAGGTGAGGCAAGCTCAAATTCTTGAACAAGGACATGTGGAAACTAAGTTATTGGCCAAACATCTAGGACGGGCTCATAAGTTGGCTATCGAGCCTGGTAGCCCTCATATATTTTACACCTGCGGTGAAGATGGATTAGTACAACATGTGAGTGATTAATTtttttctatgaatatctttttGTACTTTATCTTTTAGTCCACTTTCACCAGCTAGCTATCTTAACAGTTTGATCTGAGAACCGGGACTGCAACAGAACTTTTTACTTGCAAGCCACTAGGGGATAAATGGAGTTATGTGCCAGTCATCCTTCTTAATACAATTGCAATTGATCCAAGGAACCCAAATCTCTTTGCGGTTGCAGGGTCTGATGAATATACACGGCTTTTTGATATCCGCAAATATAAGTGGGATGCATCAACTGATTTTGGTCAACCGATTGACTACTTTTGCCCTCGACACTTGATTGGTGATGAGCAAGTAGGAATAACAGGCTTGGCCTTTTCTGAACAAAGGGAGCTTCTTGTGTCCTACAATGATGAGTTTATTTACCTTTTTACACAAGATATGGGTTTAGGAATGGATCCTATTCCTGGGTCCCCTATTTCTGTGAATAGTGATACAAGTGACATGGGTGATAGTTCTGAGCATTCTCCACCAAACATGGATGCT is part of the Vicia villosa cultivar HV-30 ecotype Madison, WI linkage group LG2, Vvil1.0, whole genome shotgun sequence genome and encodes:
- the LOC131649243 gene encoding uncharacterized protein LOC131649243 isoform X1, with translation MNKRPRDTTVYKPLRDLSNRELGELPARIFPNRLAASEDLVLRLDVFRKLDKHRGCVNTVGFNADGDILVSGSDDRKIILWDWETGRTRLSFHSGHSNNVFQAKFMPHSDDRTIVTCAADGQVRQAQILEQGHVETKLLAKHLGRAHKLAIEPGSPHIFYTCGEDGLVQHFDLRTGTATELFTCKPLGDKWSYVPVILLNTIAIDPRNPNLFAVAGSDEYTRLFDIRKYKWDASTDFGQPIDYFCPRHLIGDEQVGITGLAFSEQRELLVSYNDEFIYLFTQDMGLGMDPIPGSPISVNSDTSDMGDSSEHSPPNMDANDKVTPQVFKGHRNCETVKGVSFFGPNCEYVVSGSDCGRIFTWKKKGGQLIRVMEADKHVVNCIESHPHSTVLASSGIEHDIKIWTPKALEKAILPKNIEQVIFDEIRWFESDADDDSDDDNDDNDMFDDDDDMFDDMFDDDEYDDDDDDDDDDDGGGGDDDVDEDNDDEGCEDDEDIDEFDEGDYVNDCNDDENNGVGDDNNDDNGNNDNMSGGL
- the LOC131649243 gene encoding uncharacterized protein LOC131649243 isoform X2; translated protein: MNKRPRDTTVYKPLRDLSNRELGELPARIFPNRLAASEDLVLRLDVFRKLDKHRGCVNTVGFNADGDILVSGSDDRKIILWDWETGRTRLSFHSGHSNNVFQAKFMPHSDDRTIVTCAADGQVRQAQILEQGHVETKLLAKHLGRAHKLAIEPGSPHIFYTCGEDGLVQHFDLRTGTATELFTCKPLGDKWSYVPVILLNTIAIDPRNPNLFAVAGSDEYTRLFDIRKYKWDASTDFGQPIDYFCPRHLIGDEQVGITGLAFSEQRELLVSYNDEFIYLFTQDMGLGMDPIPGSPISVNSDTSDMGDSSEHSPPNMDANDKVTPQVFKGHRNCETVKGVSFFGPNCEYVVSGSDCGRIFTWKKKGGQLIRVMEADKHVVNCIESHPHSTVLASSGIEHDIKIWTPKALEKAILPKNIEQKAKARDWMYQVASPDDLMMQLFSLPRRRVMTENSAEQSTADREFLELILTFNTITDDSTDDDGDDDGDASNQDDLFS